GCTGGCTTAGTGAACCCCACAAGTGGACTGATTATCTTTCAGAGATCTGACCAAAACTTTCTCCACGAAAAACTCTACGGCATCGCACGCCGCTTCAAACGTGAGATGGGATACGATCAAGCTGACTGGGCTCCATTGGGGTATCAAGTTCCCGCCGGTGCAATTGGTGCGATATTCTCAGATGATGAAGGCCGTGCATTGGGTGGCGCAGGGATCTATACAGAAACTCCCTACCGGGACGTATCTCATATGATCGGTTGGATTTGGATCGCACCCGACTTTCGCCGTAAGGGTGTTCTTGCCCGCGCTTTACCCGACCTCGCGATGCGCTTTCCGGGGGCACTCCTTCAGTTTCCTTACAGTGAGGCAATGGAGCGCTTCGCGGCCGCCTCTCCTTTCATCAGCCATAACGGTGGCCCGCTCTATTTGACGGCGCCGAATTCGTAGGCGGCTGAACGGCACCGCAATGCAAATCCGGCGCATGACTGTCAGAATTTGAAACGAATCCCTCATCCGGTTGGAAGATGCCCACCCAACGCGAAACCATCCTCACCGCGCTGCACGCGCGGCTCTCAACGCTGCCCGCGACCGCCCTGCGCGGTGAGGTGTTGCCCGAGCGCGTCCCAGCCAATGGCCTGCTGATCCTGCGCGACGGCGAGCCGGGCGAGCCCGAGGTGACGCTCTCGCCGCTCGCCTACCACTACCAGCACCGGGTCGAGATCGAGGCGGTCGTGCAGGGCGCCGCCCGTGACGCCGCCTTCGACACGTTGACCGCCAGCATCGGCGCGGCGCTCGCCGCCGACCGGACGCTGGGCGGGCTCTGCGACTGGGTCGAGGCGGAAGCGCCGAGGCCGGTCGATCTGCCGGTCGAGGGAGCGGCCAGCCTGAAGGCCGCCGTGATCCCGGTGGTGCTGCACTATTCCACGGCCGACCCGCTGGCCTGACCCAAACGACAACAGGAGATCACCATGGCACGAGCCCAGGGGGCGCGGGCGCAGATGGCGCTTGCGTTCGAGACGACCTATGGCACGCCGCCCGTGGGCGGCTTCACGAAGATGCCCTTTGCCAGCACCACGCTCGGGGCGGAGCAGCCGCTGCTGAACTCGGAGCTGTTGGGCTACGGCCGCGATCCGCTGGCGCCGATCAAGGATGCGGTGACGGCCGACGGCGACGTCGTCGTGCCGCTCGACGCGGAGGCCTTCGGTTTCTGGCTGAAGGCGGCCTTCGGTGCGCCGACCACGACCGGCACTGGTCCGTGGACGCACGAGTTCCAGTCCGGGGCCTGGACGCTGCCGAGCCTCTCCATCGAGACCGGCATGCCCGAGGTGCCGCGCTACGCCATGTATTCCGGCTGCGTCCTCGACCAGATCACCTGGCAGATGCAGCGGTCTGGCCTGCTGACCGCGACCGCCCGGCTGGTGGCGCAGGGTGAGACGGTGGGCACAACGACCAGCGCCGGGACACCCGCCGCGTTGGAACTGAAGCGCTTCGGCCATTTCAACGGGTCGATCACGCGGAACGGCTCGGCGCTCGGCAATGTGGTCTCTGCCGACATCACCTATGCCAACAACCTCGACCGCATCGAGACGATCCGTTCGGACGGCCGCATCGATGGCGCGGACCCGTCCATCGCGGCGCTGACGGGCTCCATCGAGGTCCGTTTCGCCGACAGCACGTTGGTGACGCAGGCGATCAATGGCGATCCCTGCGAGCTCGAGTTCGCCTACGTCCTGCCGTCGGGCGAGAGCTTCACCTTCACCGTGCACGCCGTCTACCTGCCACGCCCGCGCATCGAGATTTCCGGGCCGCAAGGGGTGCAGGCCACCTTCGACTGGCAGGCCGCCCGCGACAGCGTGCTCGGCCGGATGTGCACTGCCACCCTTGTGAACGATGTGGAGACTTATTGATGCTGACGCTCGACCTGACGAATGCGCCGCGCTGGCACGACCTCGCCACCGGCGTCCGGGTGCAGCTGCGCCCGCTGACCACCGCGCTGATGGTGGCGACCCGCAGCGATCCCGCCGTGGAAGCCGTGCCGGAGGACGCCTCCGATGAGGAACGCGCCGTCGCCTTCGCCAAGGCGCTGGCGCGGCGGGCGGTGCTCGCCTGGGAGGGCATCGGCGATGCGGACGGCAATCCCATCGAGACGAGCCCCGAGGCCATCGACGCACTGCTCGATGTCTGGCCGATTTTCGAGGCCTTCCAGCTGACCTACGTCTCCAAAGGCCTGTTGCTGGAGCAGGAAAAAAAACGCCTCCGCGCTCTCGCCGAGTGGTCCTTCGGCGGGGGCGACCGATACTGCGACGCCTGCGCGCAAGCCTGCCCGGACTGCCCGGCGCGGCTGAACCGTCCAGAAACTCCGGAGGGCTGGCAGGTCTGGGATCTGGTCGGCCGCCTCGGCGGCCAGCTGCGGGCGCTGCCGGGAGCGGTGATCGGCTGGGACATGTCGGCGGCGCTGGCGCTCGGTGACGCGCTCGGCGTGCCGCCGCTCGCCATGGCCGAACTGCTGCCCGTCATCGAAGCGGTGATGGTCGCGAAACTCAACGAACAGATGGAACGTCCCGATGGCTGAAAAGCGTGTGTCCGTCCGCCTCGCGGCGGTCGGCGGACGACAGGTGCGCGCCGAGCTGGAAGGTGTCGGCGAGGCCGGATCGCGCGGCTTCGGACGGCTCAGCCGGGAGATGGACGCGGCGAACGCTCGGCTAGCGGCCTTCTCGCGCCGGGTGCGTGTGGCCGCCGCCGCCGCTGTGGCGGCGGCCGTCGCCGCGGGGGTGGCGATGATCCGCTCTGGCCTCCAGACGGTCGATGCGCAGGCGAAGTTGGCGCAGTCCCTCGGCACCACCGTCGCCTCGATCCAGACGCTGGAGCGCGCGGGCGAACTGGCGGGCGTATCCATGTCCGGCATCGAACAGGCCACAAAAGACCTGACGCGCCGCCTCAGCCAGGCGGCGGCCGGGACAGGACCGGCAGCCGACGCGCTCGACCGGCTGGGCCTTTCGGCCAACGACCTGATCGCGCTGCCGCTGGACCAGCGCGTCGGCGCGATCAACGCCGCCATCGAGAACTTCGTGCCTGTCGCCGAACGCGCGGCTGTCGCAGGGCAGCTCTTCGGCGAGGAAGGCTCCATCGCCATGTCGCGGATCGACACCGCGACGCTGCGCCAGGCGACCGAGGACGTACTTGCCTTCGGTGTCGTCGTCTCCGAACAGGATGCCGACCAGATCGAGCGGACGAACGACGCGGTCTCGCGCCTCGGGCTGATCTGGCGCGGTTTGTCGAACCAGCTCGCCGTCGCTGCGGCCCCCGCGCTGGAAGCGGTTGCCAATGCCATGGCGGCCATCGCCAGCCGCACCGGGCCGCTCGGCATCGCCATTCGCGGCCTTTTCGACAATATCGGCCGCCTGACCACCTATGCCGTGACCTTCACGACCTTCCTCGCGGGCCGCTGGGTCGCCGGACTGGCC
The nucleotide sequence above comes from Celeribacter indicus. Encoded proteins:
- a CDS encoding phage tail tube protein; the protein is MARAQGARAQMALAFETTYGTPPVGGFTKMPFASTTLGAEQPLLNSELLGYGRDPLAPIKDAVTADGDVVVPLDAEAFGFWLKAAFGAPTTTGTGPWTHEFQSGAWTLPSLSIETGMPEVPRYAMYSGCVLDQITWQMQRSGLLTATARLVAQGETVGTTTSAGTPAALELKRFGHFNGSITRNGSALGNVVSADITYANNLDRIETIRSDGRIDGADPSIAALTGSIEVRFADSTLVTQAINGDPCELEFAYVLPSGESFTFTVHAVYLPRPRIEISGPQGVQATFDWQAARDSVLGRMCTATLVNDVETY
- a CDS encoding DUF7697 family protein, with translation MSAALALGDALGVPPLAMAELLPVIEAVMVAKLNEQMERPDG